The proteins below are encoded in one region of Knoellia sp. S7-12:
- a CDS encoding serine hydrolase, producing MTATRSGKVTRVDRVALTARLDAYRTTRGGTMGLVVHDLRVGRAFSWRAFTNESLSTIKVVILIACLKKCQDTGTQLSTTRRAQAARMIQSSDNAATDSLLAWVGTPAVQRAAGLLGMTNTVVRGGSAGGWWGYSTTTAADLVIVLNALASGTTVIDAGNRAYIRSLMAGVVTSQRWGVSDPPLPASLNTETKNGWGPLTGGYRLNSMGRVTGAGRDYTMAILTRSPQGFTYGKTTVNGLSTIVYQALTRPL from the coding sequence GTGACTGCGACGCGTTCGGGCAAGGTGACCAGAGTTGATCGGGTCGCACTCACGGCGCGCCTCGATGCGTATCGCACCACTCGTGGCGGAACCATGGGTCTCGTGGTGCACGACCTGCGCGTCGGGCGAGCATTCTCGTGGCGGGCGTTCACCAACGAGTCGCTCAGCACGATCAAGGTGGTCATCCTGATCGCCTGCCTCAAGAAGTGTCAGGACACGGGCACACAGCTGAGCACGACCCGCCGCGCCCAGGCTGCTCGGATGATTCAGTCGAGCGACAACGCCGCCACCGACTCCCTCCTTGCCTGGGTCGGCACACCTGCCGTCCAACGCGCGGCAGGTCTGCTCGGGATGACCAACACCGTGGTTCGCGGTGGCTCCGCTGGTGGGTGGTGGGGCTACAGCACCACGACGGCGGCCGATCTCGTGATCGTCCTCAACGCGCTCGCCTCGGGAACGACGGTGATCGACGCGGGCAACCGCGCCTACATCCGCTCCCTCATGGCCGGGGTGGTGACGTCGCAGAGGTGGGGTGTGTCCGACCCTCCGCTCCCTGCCAGTCTCAACACCGAGACCAAGAATGGTTGGGGCCCATTGACCGGTGGCTACCGCCTCAACTCGATGGGGCGCGTGACCGGAGCGGGACGCGACTACACGATGGCCATTCTCACGCGCAGCCCTCAGGGCTTCACTTATGGCAAGACGACGGTCAACGGGCTCTCCACGATCGTGTATCAGGCGCTCACTCGACCCCTCTGA
- a CDS encoding PIG-L deacetylase family protein produces the protein MVAPSNAPLEPLIEDFSSVLCVVAHPDDIEYGTAAAVARWTEAGKTVTYFLLTRGEAGIDTMSPAEAGPAREAEERASAAVVGVTEVDFGDHKDGNVEYSLGLRRDIAREIRRRKPEFVITGDYGNRFVAGMLNQADHRAVGLACADAVADAGNRWIFPELVEEGFEPWNVGVLAFMGTPTPTHYVDVGDKVAVAIASLEEHAAYNSALPDDFPKPDQLVPMILEMGAQAAQADGVTHALALDVVNRR, from the coding sequence ATGGTCGCGCCCTCGAACGCCCCGCTGGAACCGCTGATCGAGGACTTCTCCTCGGTCCTGTGCGTCGTCGCCCACCCCGACGACATCGAGTACGGCACGGCTGCGGCGGTGGCCCGCTGGACCGAGGCCGGCAAGACGGTCACCTATTTCCTGCTCACGCGCGGCGAGGCCGGGATCGACACGATGTCCCCGGCGGAGGCAGGTCCAGCACGTGAGGCCGAGGAGCGCGCGAGTGCGGCCGTGGTCGGAGTGACCGAGGTCGACTTCGGCGACCACAAAGACGGGAACGTCGAGTACTCCCTTGGCCTCCGTCGCGACATCGCCCGCGAGATCCGACGCAGGAAGCCCGAGTTCGTGATCACCGGTGACTACGGCAATCGATTCGTCGCCGGCATGCTCAACCAGGCCGACCACCGTGCCGTCGGGTTGGCGTGCGCCGATGCCGTCGCGGACGCCGGCAACCGCTGGATCTTTCCCGAACTCGTCGAGGAGGGTTTCGAGCCGTGGAACGTCGGGGTGCTCGCCTTCATGGGCACACCAACCCCGACCCACTACGTCGATGTCGGCGACAAGGTGGCCGTGGCGATCGCTTCGCTCGAGGAGCATGCGGCATACAACTCAGCCTTGCCGGACGACTTCCCGAAGCCAGACCAGCTCGTGCCGATGATCCTCGAGATGGGCGCACAGGCGGCACAGGCCGATGGCGTCACGCACGCCCTCGCCCTCGACGTCGTCAACCGCCGCTGA
- a CDS encoding VOC family protein, giving the protein MEQRVSFITLAVLDLAASHRFYADGLGWSPEFYDPDEVLMFRAGPLTVLSLWDRAHFEAEVGAPAQAGPGVVPMTLSHNVRERAEVDAVLADARAAGSPDVSEGVEREWGGYTGYFADPDGFRWEIAWNPGPVGQLVLPRVGDAT; this is encoded by the coding sequence ATGGAGCAGCGAGTTTCGTTCATCACCCTGGCCGTCCTGGACCTGGCCGCGTCGCACCGGTTCTATGCCGATGGGCTGGGCTGGTCGCCCGAGTTCTATGACCCGGACGAGGTGCTGATGTTTCGGGCCGGGCCACTCACCGTCCTCTCGCTGTGGGACCGAGCGCACTTCGAGGCCGAGGTCGGTGCGCCAGCCCAAGCAGGTCCGGGCGTCGTCCCGATGACATTGAGCCACAACGTTCGTGAGCGGGCAGAGGTCGACGCCGTGCTCGCCGACGCTCGCGCAGCCGGATCCCCTGATGTGTCCGAAGGCGTCGAACGCGAGTGGGGCGGCTACACCGGCTACTTCGCAGACCCCGACGGTTTCCGGTGGGAGATCGCCTGGAACCCCGGGCCGGTCGGCCAACTCGTCCTCCCACGAGTGGGCGACGCCACCTGA
- a CDS encoding PHP domain-containing protein, producing MKIDLHAHSTASDGTESPAELVAAAKAAGLTTLAITDHDTTAGWVEAVGAAIREGIELVRGIEISCSRNYRSIHLLGYLPDPDDPRLAIELARARDSRVNRMDRMVQRMADDGIPVTVEEVRAQLAPGATLGRPHLADALVASGVVPTRDEAFRDLLHDGSKYYVGHYAPDPVVAIELVRAAGGVPVLAHPFAMRTGTISDGMVEELADAGLAGLEAHHRDHEPADVARAVHLAQRHGLVVTGSSDYHGTGKLNRLGEFTTDPREWSRIVEQSHGVKVIKP from the coding sequence GTGAAGATCGACCTGCACGCGCACTCGACCGCGAGCGACGGGACCGAGAGTCCCGCCGAGCTCGTGGCGGCGGCCAAGGCCGCGGGTCTGACAACGCTCGCCATCACCGATCACGACACGACAGCGGGCTGGGTCGAGGCGGTTGGGGCCGCGATCCGAGAAGGCATCGAGCTCGTGCGCGGCATCGAGATCTCGTGCAGTCGCAACTACCGCAGCATCCACCTGCTGGGCTACCTGCCCGACCCGGACGACCCGCGGCTGGCCATCGAGCTGGCCCGCGCTCGCGACAGCCGCGTGAATCGCATGGATCGCATGGTTCAGCGCATGGCCGATGACGGCATACCCGTGACGGTTGAGGAGGTGCGCGCCCAGCTGGCGCCGGGGGCCACACTCGGCCGCCCGCACCTGGCTGACGCGCTGGTGGCCAGCGGCGTCGTTCCCACTCGGGACGAGGCGTTCCGTGACCTCCTGCACGACGGCAGCAAGTACTACGTCGGTCACTACGCCCCCGACCCCGTCGTGGCGATCGAGCTCGTGCGCGCAGCCGGGGGAGTGCCGGTGCTCGCCCACCCCTTCGCCATGCGCACTGGGACGATCTCGGACGGCATGGTCGAGGAGCTGGCTGACGCTGGGCTGGCCGGCCTCGAGGCCCACCACCGCGACCACGAGCCAGCAGACGTCGCGCGCGCCGTCCACCTCGCCCAACGTCATGGCCTCGTCGTCACCGGCAGCAGCGACTACCACGGGACGGGCAAGCTCAACCGGCTCGGCGAGTTCACGACCGACCCCCGTGAATGGTCCCGTATCGTCGAGCAATCCCACGGCGTGAAGGTGATCAAGCCATGA
- a CDS encoding SigE family RNA polymerase sigma factor, which produces MIRRDDGSFDEFMRTSSPRLLKLAWLLTGGASTAEDLVQETLERVYVAWPRIEPGGIHNYARRILLNLHTDSHRRRWRETTTAEIPDHGRPDRSENVALADQLTAALAQLPVRERQCVVLRHHVDLSERDVADALNISTGTVKSSTSRGLARLRSVLATEGDRHV; this is translated from the coding sequence GTGATCAGACGCGATGACGGGTCGTTCGACGAGTTCATGCGGACCAGCTCCCCACGGCTATTGAAGTTGGCGTGGCTGCTCACCGGTGGTGCGTCGACCGCCGAGGACCTCGTGCAGGAGACCCTCGAACGCGTCTATGTCGCCTGGCCACGGATCGAGCCAGGTGGAATCCACAACTACGCCCGCCGCATCCTCCTCAACCTCCACACCGACTCTCACCGCCGACGGTGGCGCGAGACAACAACGGCGGAAATCCCCGACCACGGCCGACCAGATCGATCTGAGAACGTCGCCCTCGCCGACCAGCTGACAGCAGCCCTGGCCCAGTTGCCCGTGCGCGAACGGCAGTGCGTCGTCCTGCGTCACCACGTCGATCTCTCCGAACGAGACGTCGCCGACGCCCTCAACATCAGCACGGGGACGGTCAAGTCCTCGACCTCGCGCGGCCTCGCCCGCCTGCGCAGCGTTCTCGCCACCGAAGGAGACCGTCATGTCTGA
- a CDS encoding PD-(D/E)XK nuclease family protein codes for MTEVSAGRPVQSEFAGMPPKLYAASPSRLLAHVDCPRRYRMQYLDRPRPEQRPQRAHTSFGLAVHSALRDWWDLPRDRRTASAGREVVRTSWIDVGFRDPEQSVLWRKRAQEHVVAYLSGVDPDDPPRGIERTVSFVSGALRVTGRIDRLDDRDGELVVIDYKTSQKPLGADDARTSLPMALYAAAVWKMFRRPCLRVELHHVPTGEVISHTHTPESLTRKVDEAKSIARDAQRADKDFAERGVESPLFPPVVGPICTWCDFRAHCPEGQAAGPEKSGWAALEAAEASHVPRPVEAD; via the coding sequence GTGACCGAGGTGAGTGCCGGGCGACCGGTCCAGAGCGAGTTCGCGGGCATGCCGCCGAAGCTGTATGCCGCGAGCCCCTCCCGCCTGCTCGCCCACGTGGACTGCCCGCGCCGTTATCGGATGCAGTACCTCGACAGGCCGCGGCCCGAGCAACGACCCCAGCGGGCGCACACGTCGTTCGGTCTTGCGGTTCACAGCGCCCTGCGCGACTGGTGGGACCTGCCGCGAGACCGTCGGACCGCATCCGCCGGGCGCGAGGTGGTCCGCACGTCGTGGATCGACGTCGGCTTCCGCGACCCAGAGCAGTCGGTGCTGTGGCGCAAGCGTGCGCAGGAGCATGTCGTTGCCTACCTCAGTGGAGTCGATCCTGATGATCCACCGCGGGGCATCGAACGCACGGTCTCGTTCGTGAGCGGGGCGCTGCGGGTCACAGGGCGCATCGACCGCCTCGACGACCGTGACGGCGAGCTCGTCGTCATCGACTACAAGACGAGCCAGAAGCCGCTCGGGGCCGACGACGCACGCACGTCACTGCCCATGGCCCTGTATGCCGCGGCCGTCTGGAAGATGTTCCGTCGCCCATGCCTTCGGGTCGAGCTTCACCACGTCCCGACCGGCGAGGTCATCTCGCACACCCACACACCCGAGTCGTTGACCCGCAAGGTCGACGAAGCGAAGTCGATCGCCCGCGACGCGCAGCGTGCCGACAAGGACTTCGCGGAGCGCGGCGTCGAATCGCCGCTGTTCCCACCAGTCGTGGGGCCGATCTGCACGTGGTGCGACTTCCGCGCCCACTGCCCCGAGGGCCAGGCCGCCGGACCGGAGAAGTCAGGGTGGGCGGCCCTTGAAGCGGCCGAGGCGTCCCACGTGCCACGGCCCGTCGAGGCCGACTGA
- a CDS encoding ParA family protein, translating to MPPRQRSSGATIIAVANQKGGVAKTTSVASLGAAFAELGKRVLLVDLDAQACLTFSLGVDPDAVEESVHHVLLGQADLADVIATCEDGVDLVPSSIDLAGTEAVLLGRPAREYVLQGALQKVRKDYDVILLDCSPSLGVLTLNALTAAQGLIIPMPCEMLSHRGVGQLLDTVADVKKYLNKKLKVIGILPTLFDGRSNHAQEVLSDVGERYGLPVLSPPIPRTVRFAEAPAVGRSILATSRSSKGARAYRDVAKSLVPIL from the coding sequence GTGCCCCCACGCCAGCGCTCCTCCGGTGCCACGATCATCGCCGTCGCCAACCAGAAGGGCGGCGTCGCCAAGACGACGTCGGTTGCCTCATTGGGCGCCGCGTTCGCTGAGCTCGGCAAGCGCGTGCTGCTCGTTGACCTCGACGCCCAGGCCTGCCTGACCTTCAGCCTCGGCGTCGACCCGGACGCGGTTGAGGAGTCGGTCCACCACGTGCTTCTCGGCCAGGCCGACCTCGCTGACGTCATCGCCACCTGTGAGGACGGTGTCGACCTCGTCCCCAGCTCGATCGACCTCGCCGGCACGGAGGCTGTCCTCCTCGGGCGCCCGGCCCGCGAGTACGTCCTCCAGGGTGCGCTTCAGAAGGTGCGCAAGGACTATGACGTGATCCTGCTCGACTGCTCGCCGAGTCTCGGAGTGCTGACGCTGAATGCACTCACCGCAGCGCAAGGGCTCATCATCCCGATGCCGTGCGAGATGCTCAGCCACCGAGGCGTTGGCCAGTTGCTCGACACGGTCGCCGACGTCAAGAAGTACCTCAACAAGAAGCTCAAGGTCATCGGTATCCTCCCGACCCTGTTCGACGGGCGCAGCAATCACGCGCAGGAAGTCCTCTCCGACGTGGGCGAGCGCTACGGGCTGCCGGTCCTCTCGCCGCCGATCCCGCGCACGGTCCGCTTCGCAGAGGCACCGGCCGTTGGTCGCTCGATCCTCGCGACGTCGCGCTCGTCCAAGGGTGCGCGCGCCTACCGCGACGTCGCGAAGTCACTCGTCCCGATCCTGTAG
- a CDS encoding VOC family protein, which translates to MTSRISHTTVDSHDAHAQSHWWSEVLGWSQDPKDPNLPGHEECMIFSPDGRQRVLFIEVPEGKTTKNRLHLDLTPTDRTRDEEVERLLAHGATMHQDLRKPDGGWATLLDPEGNEFCILRSESERPDNYAHLVV; encoded by the coding sequence ATGACTTCACGGATCTCGCACACGACGGTCGACTCACACGACGCGCACGCCCAATCCCACTGGTGGAGTGAGGTGCTCGGCTGGTCGCAGGACCCAAAGGATCCGAACCTGCCGGGTCACGAGGAATGCATGATCTTCAGCCCGGATGGGCGCCAGCGGGTGCTGTTCATCGAGGTGCCCGAAGGCAAGACGACCAAGAACCGGCTCCACCTCGACCTCACCCCGACCGACCGCACCCGTGACGAAGAGGTCGAGCGCCTCCTCGCGCACGGGGCGACGATGCATCAGGACCTGCGCAAGCCCGATGGTGGCTGGGCGACGCTGCTCGATCCCGAGGGCAACGAGTTCTGCATCCTGCGCAGTGAGTCCGAACGACCGGACAACTACGCCCACCTCGTCGTGTGA
- a CDS encoding DUF2332 domain-containing protein, translated as MSAYDGATLGERMGSHFGGSTEHLYGVLVRDLAADWERRGVVRDILAGREDASPGDMVQLRLLAGIHRIVLRGDAPELATFYPSVGGTADRYAVWPTLASVLREHVAELRAALDVAPQTNEVGRSVALLAGLSEAVRRRGIRQVRLLEPGASAGLNLLVDRFRFEGDGWSAGPRDAPLVLTGCAAPGFAPEHFEVVERRGCDLEPFDAATAQGEAHLRSFIWPHMPERDGRLVAALATLREHPVVIDRAPAAEWVRDQLASTAPDGVLTVVWHSITRQYWPTAEYVAMLSAIDDARSRMPLVRVALEDPHPLPAAGTWRPQIEVDDDVIGHCTHHGPPLDLSLAT; from the coding sequence GTGAGTGCCTACGACGGAGCCACCTTGGGTGAGCGCATGGGGAGCCACTTCGGTGGGAGCACGGAGCATCTCTATGGCGTGCTCGTGCGTGACCTCGCGGCCGACTGGGAGCGGCGAGGGGTGGTGCGCGACATCCTCGCCGGGCGCGAGGACGCATCGCCGGGCGACATGGTGCAGCTGCGGTTGCTCGCGGGCATCCACCGGATCGTCCTGCGTGGGGATGCGCCCGAACTCGCGACGTTCTATCCGTCCGTGGGTGGAACAGCCGACCGATATGCCGTGTGGCCAACTCTCGCCTCCGTCCTTCGTGAGCACGTGGCCGAGTTGCGAGCCGCGCTCGATGTCGCACCCCAGACCAACGAGGTGGGACGCTCTGTCGCGCTGCTCGCCGGCTTGTCAGAAGCGGTGCGACGCAGAGGAATTCGTCAGGTGCGTTTGCTCGAGCCCGGTGCGTCTGCGGGTCTGAACCTTCTTGTCGACCGGTTCCGCTTTGAGGGTGACGGCTGGTCCGCCGGGCCTCGCGATGCGCCTCTCGTGCTGACGGGCTGTGCCGCACCGGGATTCGCGCCAGAGCACTTCGAGGTTGTCGAGCGGCGGGGCTGCGACCTCGAGCCGTTCGATGCCGCGACTGCGCAAGGCGAGGCGCATCTGCGCTCGTTCATCTGGCCGCACATGCCCGAACGCGACGGTCGGCTCGTCGCCGCCCTGGCGACCTTGCGCGAGCATCCGGTGGTCATCGACCGGGCTCCTGCGGCGGAATGGGTTCGCGACCAGCTCGCAAGCACGGCGCCCGACGGTGTGCTCACGGTCGTGTGGCACTCGATCACCCGTCAGTACTGGCCAACAGCCGAGTACGTCGCGATGCTCTCCGCGATCGACGACGCCAGGTCGCGAATGCCGCTGGTCCGGGTGGCCCTCGAGGATCCGCACCCGCTGCCGGCCGCTGGCACCTGGCGACCGCAGATCGAGGTCGATGACGACGTCATCGGTCACTGCACCCACCACGGCCCACCCCTGGACCTGTCGCTCGCCACCTGA
- a CDS encoding general stress protein, which translates to MSTQPTRGLGPAAAARILSLEYPMSLGVHETYASAQKVVDYLSDHEFPVENVLIVGTDLKQLERVTGRLTRSRILLGGVLSGAWLGLLIGLIFALFDTSGFSWPSVVATVLFGAVFGAVWALVGYSVTGGQRDFTSVTQVVATKYEVLTEHKHAARGRELIAEMDPMAAAQAEAQRAQEAARRNAEAQRPASTN; encoded by the coding sequence ATGAGCACCCAACCGACGCGCGGCCTCGGGCCCGCGGCCGCTGCACGGATCTTGTCCCTCGAGTACCCGATGTCCCTCGGCGTCCATGAGACGTACGCCTCGGCACAGAAGGTCGTGGACTACCTGTCCGACCACGAGTTCCCAGTCGAGAACGTCCTCATTGTCGGCACTGACCTCAAGCAGCTGGAGCGTGTGACGGGTCGGCTGACCCGCAGTCGCATCCTTCTGGGCGGAGTGCTGTCCGGGGCCTGGCTCGGTCTCCTCATCGGGCTGATCTTCGCGCTGTTCGACACGAGTGGGTTCTCGTGGCCGTCGGTGGTCGCAACCGTGCTCTTCGGTGCCGTCTTCGGTGCCGTGTGGGCGCTCGTCGGCTACTCGGTCACCGGCGGTCAGCGTGACTTCACCTCCGTGACCCAGGTCGTGGCGACGAAGTACGAAGTCCTCACCGAGCACAAGCACGCGGCCCGAGGTCGTGAGCTCATCGCGGAGATGGACCCGATGGCTGCGGCGCAGGCCGAGGCGCAGCGCGCCCAGGAGGCTGCTCGTCGTAACGCCGAGGCGCAGCGGCCGGCTTCCACGAACTGA
- a CDS encoding aminopeptidase P family protein yields the protein MSEEQKQAENRARPTTEEFRSFVREDWADRRPQSMGQAPSAEYAAARRTLVSAAFPKQRLIVPAGGLKVRSNDTDYVFRPHSAFAHLTGLGADREPDAVLVLEPTDDGHEAVLYFRPLGERDSDDFFADARYGEFWVGARPSLADIELELGVTARHIDEFEAAAAKDAGEISIRLVRDADRDLTRTLDASRVENGANEETLVEHDDSLAHALSVLRLTKDEFEIEQMREAVAGTHVGFEAVIAELATAVELGRGERWIEGVFGLHARHQGNGVGYDSIVASGDHANTLHWIKNTGDLAEGDLVLLDAGVEVDSLYTADITRTLPVSGTFTDAQREIYDAVYAAQEAGMAAAKPGAKFSDIHAAAIRVIAEHLHAWGLLPDGVSVDDTLDTEHGQYHRRWMVHGTSHHLGIDVHDCALATRTEYMDAELAPGMVVTVEPGLYFKADDLKVPERFRGIGVRIEDDIVITADGNENLSAAMPRTSADVEAWIADVREENA from the coding sequence GTGAGCGAAGAGCAGAAGCAAGCCGAGAACCGTGCCCGCCCGACGACCGAGGAGTTCCGCAGCTTCGTCCGTGAGGACTGGGCCGATCGCCGACCCCAGTCGATGGGTCAGGCGCCTTCGGCGGAGTATGCCGCGGCTCGCCGCACGCTCGTGAGCGCCGCCTTCCCCAAGCAGCGACTCATCGTCCCCGCGGGCGGCCTCAAGGTGCGCAGCAACGACACCGACTACGTCTTCCGCCCCCACAGCGCCTTCGCGCACCTCACGGGGCTCGGTGCCGACCGTGAGCCCGACGCCGTGCTCGTGCTCGAGCCGACCGACGACGGCCACGAGGCTGTCCTCTACTTCCGCCCGCTCGGTGAGCGCGACAGCGACGACTTCTTCGCTGACGCCCGCTACGGCGAATTCTGGGTGGGTGCGCGCCCCAGCCTGGCCGACATCGAGCTCGAGCTTGGCGTGACCGCCCGCCACATCGACGAGTTCGAGGCCGCTGCGGCCAAGGATGCCGGCGAGATCAGCATCCGGCTCGTCCGCGACGCCGACCGCGACCTCACACGCACGCTCGACGCCTCCCGCGTCGAGAACGGAGCGAACGAGGAGACTCTCGTCGAGCACGACGACTCCCTCGCCCACGCGCTCTCGGTTCTCCGCCTCACCAAGGACGAGTTCGAGATCGAGCAGATGCGGGAGGCCGTCGCTGGCACGCACGTCGGCTTCGAGGCCGTCATCGCCGAGCTCGCCACAGCCGTCGAACTCGGTCGAGGTGAGCGCTGGATCGAGGGCGTCTTCGGCCTGCACGCCCGCCACCAGGGCAACGGGGTCGGCTACGACTCGATCGTCGCGTCCGGCGACCACGCCAACACGCTGCACTGGATCAAGAACACCGGCGACCTCGCCGAGGGCGACCTCGTCCTGCTGGACGCCGGCGTCGAGGTCGACTCGCTCTACACCGCCGACATCACCCGCACCCTCCCGGTGAGCGGCACCTTCACGGACGCACAGCGCGAGATCTACGACGCCGTGTATGCCGCACAGGAGGCCGGGATGGCTGCGGCCAAGCCCGGGGCGAAGTTCTCAGACATCCACGCGGCCGCGATCCGGGTCATCGCCGAGCACCTGCATGCGTGGGGGCTGCTGCCGGACGGGGTGAGCGTCGACGACACTCTCGACACCGAACACGGTCAGTACCACCGCCGTTGGATGGTGCACGGCACCTCGCACCACCTCGGCATCGATGTGCATGACTGCGCCTTGGCCACGCGCACCGAATACATGGACGCCGAGCTCGCGCCGGGCATGGTGGTCACAGTCGAGCCGGGCCTCTACTTCAAGGCCGACGACCTCAAGGTGCCCGAGCGGTTCCGCGGCATCGGTGTGCGCATCGAGGACGACATCGTCATCACCGCCGACGGCAACGAGAACCTGTCGGCCGCGATGCCGCGCACGAGCGCCGATGTCGAGGCGTGGATCGCGGACGTCCGCGAAGAGAACGCCTGA
- the purU gene encoding formyltetrahydrofolate deformylase has translation MIENHRTTQPVRPAAPEDEVGDLVLTLSCPDRPGIVAAVTQRLFEHHGNIEESQQFSDHRTGRYFMRVRFATPPDGLDLEQWRAEIGSVATEFDMTWELRPALTAYRTLVMVSRFGHVLNDLLFRWKSGQVNADIVAIVSNHADLEPMARSYGIPFHHIPVTRETKSEAEAQLRELVAEHDVELIALARYMQVLSDDLCRDLGGRVINIHHSFLPSFKGAKPYHQAYARGVKVIGATAHYVTADLDEGPIIEQDIHRVDHRMGAEDLVSAGEEVESRVFARAVKWHCESRVILNVDRTVVFS, from the coding sequence ATGATCGAAAATCATCGGACGACGCAGCCCGTTCGACCTGCTGCACCTGAGGACGAGGTCGGTGACCTCGTCCTCACCCTGTCATGCCCCGACCGTCCCGGCATCGTCGCGGCCGTGACCCAGCGCCTCTTCGAGCACCACGGCAACATCGAGGAGAGTCAGCAGTTCTCCGACCACAGGACGGGGCGCTACTTCATGCGTGTGCGGTTCGCGACGCCTCCGGACGGACTTGACCTCGAGCAATGGCGTGCCGAGATCGGTTCTGTGGCAACCGAATTCGACATGACGTGGGAACTCAGACCGGCACTCACGGCATACCGGACGCTGGTGATGGTGAGCCGATTCGGCCATGTCCTCAACGACCTCCTCTTCCGCTGGAAGTCCGGACAGGTCAACGCCGACATCGTTGCCATCGTCAGCAACCACGCCGACCTCGAGCCGATGGCGCGCTCCTACGGCATCCCCTTCCACCACATCCCGGTGACGCGCGAGACCAAGTCAGAGGCAGAGGCACAGCTGCGGGAGCTCGTCGCCGAACACGACGTCGAGCTCATCGCGCTCGCCCGCTACATGCAGGTGCTGAGCGACGACCTGTGCCGCGACCTCGGCGGCCGCGTCATCAACATCCACCACTCGTTCCTGCCGAGCTTCAAGGGCGCCAAGCCCTATCACCAGGCCTACGCGCGAGGAGTCAAGGTCATCGGGGCGACGGCGCACTACGTGACGGCCGATCTCGACGAGGGTCCGATCATCGAGCAGGACATCCACCGCGTGGACCACCGGATGGGTGCCGAGGACCTTGTCTCCGCGGGTGAAGAGGTCGAGTCCCGTGTCTTTGCGCGTGCCGTGAAGTGGCACTGCGAGAGCCGGGTCATCCTCAATGTGGACCGCACTGTCGTCTTCAGCTGA
- a CDS encoding MaoC family dehydratase: MQFGRSYEEFEVGATYKHWPGKTVTEFDDHMFCLLTMNHHPLHLDTNYASETTQFGKNVVVGNYVYSILLGMSVPDISGKAIANLEIESLRHVAPTFHGDTLYGETKVLDKCESTSKDDRGVVYVETIGYNQDGKVVCIFRRKVMVPKDNYLESRGGEQPGRPVPQPDKNWAGPDAVEEKPAEG, from the coding sequence ATGCAATTCGGACGCAGCTATGAAGAGTTCGAGGTCGGAGCGACCTACAAGCACTGGCCCGGGAAGACGGTCACCGAGTTCGACGACCACATGTTCTGCCTGTTGACCATGAACCACCACCCGCTGCACCTCGACACAAACTACGCGTCCGAGACCACGCAGTTCGGCAAGAACGTCGTGGTCGGCAACTACGTCTATTCGATCCTGCTCGGCATGAGCGTCCCGGACATCTCCGGCAAGGCGATCGCGAACCTCGAGATCGAGTCTCTGCGCCACGTCGCACCGACGTTCCACGGCGACACCCTCTATGGCGAGACCAAGGTTCTCGACAAGTGCGAGTCCACCTCCAAGGACGACCGTGGCGTCGTCTATGTCGAGACCATCGGCTACAACCAGGACGGCAAGGTCGTCTGCATCTTCCGGCGCAAGGTCATGGTCCCCAAGGACAACTACCTCGAGTCCCGTGGCGGCGAGCAGCCGGGGCGTCCGGTGCCTCAGCCGGACAAGAACTGGGCCGGTCCTGACGCGGTCGAGGAGAAGCCCGCCGAGGGCTGA